In Methanofervidicoccus sp. A16, the sequence ATAGAGGATTATATCAGTGGTAAAGATAGAAAACCTCTACTCCTTGTCGGCCCCCCTGGATGTGGTAAAACAACAATGGCTAGGGCACTTGGAAGGGATTACAATTTCGATATAATAGAATTAAATGCAAGTGATAACAGGAGTGCCGAAGTTATCAGGAGTATCGTAGGAAATGCTTCAGGATCTAAATCTATCTTTGGTAAAAAGATACTTGTAGTACTGGATGAGGTAGATGGGATATCAGGAAGTAGTGATAAAGGTGGTTTAAAGGAGATACTGAAGATAGTAAAGACTGCAAAGAATCCAATAATAATGACTGCAAACGATATTTACAAACCATCCCTTAAACCTCTCAGGGAGATTTGTAAAGTTATCAACTTAAGGCCCATACCTACAAGTGTAATCCTCACCGTCTTAAAAAAGATTGCACGTAATGAAGGTTTAGATGTAGATGAGGAAACCCTCAAAGTTATAGCGAGACATGCCGAGGGAGATCTGAGGGCTGCAATTAACGATCTGGAATCTTTGGCACTTGGAGGGAGTTTAAATCTAGAGGATGCTAAGAAACTAGATAATAGGAACGTTGAAAAGACCATCTTTGATGCTATAAGAATGATACTGAAAACTACAAACTACAATATCGCACTACTTGCACTCTGGGATTTAAAGGAGGATCTTGAAACCCTGGAGGAGTGGCTGGCTGAAAACATTCCAAGGGAATATAAAAAGATGGAAGAGGTTGCCACTGCCTACGACTACCTCTCAAAGGCAGATCTCTTCTTAGGAAGGGCAAATAGGAGACAGAATTACAGTCTCTGGAGATACGCTTCAGGTCTTATGAGTGCTGGAGTGGCTCTTGCAAAGAAGGAAAAGTACAGAGGGTTTACACCATATGTAAGGCCAAAAGTATTTACTAAACTACTACAGACTAAATCTGAGAGAGATATTCTAAAGAAGATACTTTCCAAGATCAGTTCAAAAACCCATGTATCCACTAAGAGGGCGAAGGAGGATCTACATTATCTATCTACTATATTGAAGAACGATCCTAACTTAGGAGCCCAACTTGTAGATTTCTACGAATTTACAGAGGATGAGGTGGAATACCTAACAGATAAGAACACTGCTAAGAAGATATTTAAGATACTTAAGGATAAAGAAAAGAAAACTGAAAAGATAGAGAAAAAGGAAAAAGTTAAGGATATTAAAGAGGATAAGGTAAAAATGAGGGAGATAGATAAAAGAGAGGTTGAGAAAAGGGAGGAAACTAAAGATATCAAAAGTGATAAAATAAAAAAGAAGGATGAAGATAAAAAGAAAAAGGAAAAAGAAAAGGATAAAAAAGAGACTAAAGGAAAACAGATGACGTTGGAGGCATTCTTTCAATGAGACAACTCTCCTACAAATATGCCATCTTTAGTACTAAGTATCCTTACCTTAACCTCCTTTCCTATCCATTTTTCAGGGTTCTCTACATTTATTATCTGTATAAGTCTATCCTTGGCACATCCAATTACCTCTCCCTTAATTCTCCCATCTAGTATAACCTTAGTTTTAACTTTACTATTTACTTTAAATGGTATAGGAAACCTCTTTCTCCTATGGTTTCCAAAGGCTTTGGAGAGTGGAGTTATCAGTTGGATATCTATACCTTTTTTCCTGTACTCCTCTTCGTAATTTCTCAGTAGTTTATAGAACTTCTTAAAATTCCATAACTTCATCCTCTTCATCCTTCTACCAAACTGGTATATCTGACACAGTTGAACTCCAAGTATTGGATCCTTTCTACCTGTGATAGGGTTTATAGTATTTTGAGGGCTCCTCCTCTCCAACTCTACAGCGTAATCTATCACCCTTTTGAACTCCTCATCGTTTATACCTGGGAGGAGGATAGGTGCTATCAGAAGGTGTATCTTTGTATTCTTGATGTACTCCGCTATCTCCAATATACCTTTTATATCGTAGGATCTACTACCTGCCAAACCTCTACTCATCTTTTCATCTATGGCGTTTATGGAGAGGTTTATCCTGTGTAGTCCTGCCTCCTCCAACTCATCTATCAACTTATAGGTTAAACCTACTCCATTTGTCTGGATAGTTACTATCCCATCTCCCTTACTGTTGATCTCATGGAGATGTTGTACAAGATCTGGGAGAGGATGGTAGAGTGTTGGCTCCCCCTGTCCATCTAAGTGAGCCTCTAGGTGTTTATTACCTTTAACCTCCACTATTTTCAGGTACCACTTCAACAGGTGATCCATATCTACGTAGTAGTCGTTCTTTCTTGTTTTAGAGTACCTACCCTCATCAACGGAGCAGAAGGGACAGTTTATGTTGCAACCACATAGTCCTCTAACTTGAATTATGTTTGTACCTCTATCTATTAAGCCAAAGGCTGTATGTCCCAGTAGAGGCACTGGATCGCAGATATAATACGTTTTTCTACCAGTTATTTTACTTTTCATACCTTGAGAGATGGAGAGTGAAATTAGATTAAGGATACTCGCCTTAAGGGAGTGTAATTTGTACTCTGTTGTTTTACCTTCTATTAGGAGTTTGTTATCCTCTAATTGATATGGATGATTAAGTATTTTGTCTAGAGGTAGGGAGATCTCGTAATTCTTACAAATCTCAATATTTAAGGTATCACCTTTTAATTTAACATCAGTTATCATTTTAAATTCGTTGAAATCTATGAGTAAGTTTTTCATAGATACACCTTTTAATTTCTGTTCTTAGTGAAAATTGTAAAAATTTTAAGTTAAAAATAAAAAATTTATAAAAAAGAAGGAAATATTATATATAATAGTAAAAAATTTAATATTACCTTAATTCCCATCAAGACTGTGATTAGAAGAATAATAAAAATAACAATCATAATAAAAAATAATAAAAATCTTAAGAGGAATAATAAAATAAACCTTAATTCCTATCAAAGTAACGATTTAAATAATAAAAAGATAATAAAGTTAATAATAGCAACCTGTTATAAAGGATCTACTCTACTTCCATAGTATCTTAGAGCGTCCCAGAAAGATTATCTCTTATTTTGATTTTAATACATTCTTCTTATATTTTTAGTTTTTATTCTCATTTCTTATTTTATTATTATTTTTTATATTATCATTTTGATGGGAACTAGGGTTTTAATATTGATTAAATAAATTAAGGTATAAAAGATAAAATCTTTTATATGACTATTAAATTCATAAGATTAAGTAAAAAGGATCTTTACTTTCTAATGGTTATTCTTTTTAGATTCTAATTTTATTTTATTTGAAACACTTTAAGAGAACCATAATTAAGATTCTGCCCTCCAACGTTCACAAACATCCTAGAGGAACAATAATTTAAAAATCCTATTCCAACTCTCCTAACACTACCT encodes:
- a CDS encoding radical SAM protein translates to MKNLLIDFNEFKMITDVKLKGDTLNIEICKNYEISLPLDKILNHPYQLEDNKLLIEGKTTEYKLHSLKASILNLISLSISQGMKSKITGRKTYYICDPVPLLGHTAFGLIDRGTNIIQVRGLCGCNINCPFCSVDEGRYSKTRKNDYYVDMDHLLKWYLKIVEVKGNKHLEAHLDGQGEPTLYHPLPDLVQHLHEINSKGDGIVTIQTNGVGLTYKLIDELEEAGLHRINLSINAIDEKMSRGLAGSRSYDIKGILEIAEYIKNTKIHLLIAPILLPGINDEEFKRVIDYAVELERRSPQNTINPITGRKDPILGVQLCQIYQFGRRMKRMKLWNFKKFYKLLRNYEEEYRKKGIDIQLITPLSKAFGNHRRKRFPIPFKVNSKVKTKVILDGRIKGEVIGCAKDRLIQIINVENPEKWIGKEVKVRILSTKDGIFVGELSH
- a CDS encoding replication factor C large subunit, whose translation is MNWVEKYRPKTLDEVVGNREAKEELKRWIEDYISGKDRKPLLLVGPPGCGKTTMARALGRDYNFDIIELNASDNRSAEVIRSIVGNASGSKSIFGKKILVVLDEVDGISGSSDKGGLKEILKIVKTAKNPIIMTANDIYKPSLKPLREICKVINLRPIPTSVILTVLKKIARNEGLDVDEETLKVIARHAEGDLRAAINDLESLALGGSLNLEDAKKLDNRNVEKTIFDAIRMILKTTNYNIALLALWDLKEDLETLEEWLAENIPREYKKMEEVATAYDYLSKADLFLGRANRRQNYSLWRYASGLMSAGVALAKKEKYRGFTPYVRPKVFTKLLQTKSERDILKKILSKISSKTHVSTKRAKEDLHYLSTILKNDPNLGAQLVDFYEFTEDEVEYLTDKNTAKKIFKILKDKEKKTEKIEKKEKVKDIKEDKVKMREIDKREVEKREETKDIKSDKIKKKDEDKKKKEKEKDKKETKGKQMTLEAFFQ